AATAAGCGTAGCCGGCCTGCCTTAATAAATTTTCCGGCGCCTGATCTAAAGTATTTTTATCTAATATTAGCTTCATAATTTTTGATTATAATCTATCTTAATGATTTTATCATAATTCAAAAATTTGATTAGGTCAAAGGGGGTAAATTGTGGTAAAATAAAAATAATAACCATTCAAAAAATATGGCGCAAATTTACTTATATTCTTTAGTGAGCGTAACTCTGGTTTCTTTAATTTCTCTGATTGGCGTTCTAACCTTGGCTATATCCGGAGAAAAATTAAACCGTCTAATAATGCTTTTAGTTAGCTTATCGGCCGGCACGCTTTTAGGCGACAGCTTCCTGCACTTAATACCGGAAATGGCTGAAAAAAACCAAACCGGCTTAGCGGTCTGGCTCTGGCTCTTAACCGGCATTTTAACTTTTTTTATTTTGGAAAAAATTATCCATTGGCGCCATTGCCACGTGGAAACAAATTTAAACCATCCTCATCCGGTCGGTTTAATGAATCTTGTCGGCGACGGCCTGCATAATTTTATTGACGGTATGATTATCGCCGGCTCATTTTTAGTCAGCGTAAAACTCGGCCTGGCCACGACTTTAGCTGTTATCGCCCATGAAATACCCCAAGAAATCGGCGACTTCGGCATTTTGCTTCACGCCGGCTATAGCCGGGCTAAGGCTCTTTTCTTAAATTTCGCTTCGGCTATTACCGCTATTTTTGGCGTTTTGCTAACTCTAGCCATCGGCGTCCAAGCGTCCAATTTTACTTCTTTTATTATTCCTTTTACGGCCGGCGGTTTTATTTATATCGCCACCGCCGATTTAATCCCGGA
This DNA window, taken from Patescibacteria group bacterium, encodes the following:
- a CDS encoding ZIP family metal transporter; its protein translation is MAQIYLYSLVSVTLVSLISLIGVLTLAISGEKLNRLIMLLVSLSAGTLLGDSFLHLIPEMAEKNQTGLAVWLWLLTGILTFFILEKIIHWRHCHVETNLNHPHPVGLMNLVGDGLHNFIDGMIIAGSFLVSVKLGLATTLAVIAHEIPQEIGDFGILLHAGYSRAKALFLNFASAITAIFGVLLTLAIGVQASNFTSFIIPFTAGGFIYIATADLIPELKKDTAPGKSLSQLLLIIIGMAIMLALKKIS